Proteins from a single region of Bacteroidota bacterium:
- a CDS encoding four helix bundle protein: MTHKDLKVWQLSVDLVLEVYKLSKELPSDEKFGLISQIKRSSVSVPSNIAEGAGRGSNKEFVRFINIASGSLSELETQLIIIQKLEYYDTSIIVDEIIVIIRKMLYKLKQSLLSKQK, translated from the coding sequence ATGACACATAAAGATTTAAAAGTTTGGCAGCTAAGTGTTGATTTGGTATTAGAAGTTTATAAATTATCTAAAGAACTGCCATCAGATGAAAAATTTGGTTTAATATCACAGATAAAGCGTTCTTCAGTTTCTGTTCCATCAAATATTGCTGAGGGTGCAGGAAGAGGATCGAATAAAGAATTTGTACGATTTATTAACATTGCTTCTGGTTCATTAAGTGAATTGGAAACACAACTAATAATAATTCAAAAACTTGAGTATTATGATACTTCTATTATCGTAGATGAAATAATAGTGATAATAAGAAAAATGTTATACAAGTTGAAGCAGTCTTTACTCTCAAAACAGAAGTAA